One window of the Candidatus Jettenia sp. genome contains the following:
- a CDS encoding DUF4438 domain-containing protein has product METNEKNLVEISVVGEITSPIVGSQPYSITPEGKPVILPSVGGITYNVKVGDSAIQWEADHVEPCVSVKNKDRDENGALNLLSCIGNTAKVITGDAKGSTGIVTGKHGGIENVLVDFEDKILEKLTIGDKILIRGVGLGLSFIEYPHIKPINISPNLLKVLPIRQDKTKGILHIPVTHAIPAAIMGSGLGSQHCYRGDYDIQLFDKEHREKYLLQTLRFGDIVAIMDADHTYGRIYKTGAISIGVIVHSNCVTAGHGPGVTTLLTSAEGKIIPYIDAKANISFYLNIGRFRKRSNRKDM; this is encoded by the coding sequence ATGGAAACGAACGAAAAGAATTTAGTAGAAATATCTGTTGTCGGCGAAATCACAAGCCCGATTGTCGGCTCGCAACCTTATAGCATAACGCCTGAAGGAAAACCTGTTATACTTCCAAGCGTAGGTGGAATTACCTACAATGTGAAGGTAGGTGATAGTGCCATTCAGTGGGAGGCAGATCATGTAGAACCTTGTGTATCTGTTAAAAATAAGGACCGGGATGAGAACGGAGCGCTTAATTTACTATCCTGTATTGGAAACACTGCCAAAGTTATAACGGGTGATGCAAAAGGGAGCACAGGTATTGTAACAGGAAAACACGGTGGTATTGAGAACGTATTGGTTGATTTTGAAGATAAAATCCTGGAAAAGCTCACCATTGGGGATAAAATACTTATTCGCGGCGTTGGATTAGGTTTATCTTTTATAGAATATCCACATATTAAACCGATCAATATATCTCCAAATCTTCTCAAGGTGTTACCCATCCGTCAGGATAAAACAAAAGGTATACTACATATTCCCGTAACACATGCTATTCCTGCTGCCATTATGGGTTCAGGTTTGGGATCTCAACATTGTTACCGTGGAGATTATGATATACAACTCTTTGATAAAGAACATAGGGAAAAGTACCTTCTTCAAACACTGCGTTTCGGTGATATAGTAGCAATCATGGATGCTGACCATACGTATGGAAGAATCTATAAAACTGGAGCAATAAGTATAGGGGTAATTGTACACAGTAATTGCGTAACTGCAGGGCATGGCCCGGGAGTAACAACATTACTTACATCCGCCGAAGGCAAAATTATCCCGTACATAGATGCTAAAGCAAACATATCTTTTTATTTAAATATAGGGCGATTTAGGAAAAGATCAAACAGAAAAGACATGTAA
- the rpsB gene encoding 30S ribosomal protein S2 → MSVQELIDAGFHFGHRTSRWNPKMKPYIYGKRNLIHIINLRETVRGLVIAQKFLTNLAQTNKDILFVGTKWQARDIVIREAQRSGMHYVSERWLGGTLTNFDTIRKRLERLDELESMEQTGAINQFSKKAISSLNRERKKILSNLEGIRKMTSLPSALIIVDPKHEHNAVSEARKLGIPTVCLADTDCDPDMIDVCVPGNDDAIRSINLFLTKTADAILAGKEMATTIAKV, encoded by the coding sequence GTGAGTGTTCAGGAATTGATTGATGCAGGATTTCATTTTGGCCATCGGACGAGCAGGTGGAATCCAAAAATGAAGCCGTATATTTATGGCAAGCGAAATTTGATCCATATTATTAATTTACGTGAAACAGTAAGAGGGCTTGTTATAGCACAGAAGTTTTTAACAAATCTTGCCCAGACAAATAAAGATATATTATTTGTAGGCACCAAATGGCAGGCGCGTGACATCGTTATACGCGAAGCCCAGCGCTCCGGAATGCACTATGTAAGCGAACGTTGGTTAGGTGGTACACTAACAAATTTCGATACCATTCGGAAACGGTTAGAACGGCTGGATGAATTAGAGAGTATGGAACAAACGGGAGCTATTAATCAATTTAGCAAAAAGGCAATTTCTTCTCTTAATAGAGAACGTAAAAAAATACTATCGAACCTGGAAGGTATTCGCAAAATGACCTCACTTCCCAGTGCTCTTATAATAGTTGATCCAAAACACGAGCATAATGCCGTGAGCGAAGCAAGAAAGTTGGGAATTCCAACAGTATGCCTTGCTGATACAGATTGCGATCCTGATATGATAGATGTTTGTGTACCGGGAAATGATGATGCTATACGATCTATTAATCTCTTTTTAACTAAGACAGCAGACGCTATCTTGGCTGGCAAAGAGATGGCGACCACGATAGCGAAAGTTTAA
- a CDS encoding elongation factor Ts has translation MADISSITKLRELTGAGILECKGALDEVKGDFEKALEIIKKKGFAKAAKKEQRATAEGRIGSYIHTNGKLGVLVELNCETDFVAKNDVFQQFLKDLCMQVAATRPIAVKREDIPAHIIEEQKKIFMEEAKEKPANIAEKITLGKIENFYKEKCLLEQTFIKDTTKTIKDLLIANIAKIGENIKINRFARFEVGEG, from the coding sequence ATGGCGGATATATCGAGTATTACAAAATTAAGAGAGCTGACCGGTGCCGGCATATTAGAATGCAAAGGCGCCCTGGATGAAGTAAAAGGAGATTTCGAAAAAGCTCTCGAGATTATCAAAAAGAAAGGGTTTGCTAAAGCTGCGAAAAAAGAGCAACGGGCAACTGCCGAAGGCAGAATTGGCTCATATATCCATACAAACGGGAAATTAGGTGTGCTTGTAGAACTGAATTGCGAAACGGATTTTGTGGCAAAGAATGATGTCTTCCAGCAATTCCTGAAAGATCTCTGCATGCAGGTGGCTGCAACCAGACCGATTGCCGTTAAAAGGGAAGATATTCCTGCCCATATTATAGAAGAACAAAAAAAGATATTTATGGAAGAGGCGAAGGAAAAACCCGCGAATATCGCTGAGAAGATTACTCTCGGAAAGATAGAAAATTTCTATAAAGAGAAATGTCTTTTAGAACAGACATTTATAAAAGACACTACGAAAACTATTAAGGATTTATTGATTGCAAATATCGCAAAAATAGGTGAAAATATTAAAATAAATCGTTTTGCTCGGTTCGAAGTAGGTGAAGGTTAA
- the pyrH gene encoding UMP kinase, producing the protein MQSNIKYKRALLKVSGEGFGNENGKGIETERFITLAKEIQKVSEIGAELAVVVGGGNILRGARLGSVGKSRVQADQVGMIATVVNALFLQDILEGFNVKVHVVSAIEIKDITEPFKIRACLQYLKEKDIIIFAGGTGNPYFTTDTAAALRAIEISADVMLKATQVDGVYTDDPIKNASAKRYEKLTYMDVLSNRLGVMDLTAISLSMENKLPIIVFNMNKRENIKKAIIGESIGTYIGE; encoded by the coding sequence ATGCAAAGCAATATTAAATATAAACGGGCATTATTAAAGGTAAGCGGTGAAGGTTTTGGTAATGAAAATGGGAAAGGTATTGAGACAGAACGGTTTATCACTTTAGCGAAAGAAATACAAAAAGTCTCTGAGATAGGAGCAGAACTAGCAGTTGTTGTTGGCGGTGGTAATATACTTCGGGGTGCAAGGTTAGGAAGTGTAGGAAAATCGAGAGTACAGGCAGATCAAGTAGGAATGATTGCTACCGTAGTTAATGCGCTATTTTTGCAGGATATTCTGGAGGGTTTTAATGTAAAGGTTCATGTCGTAAGCGCTATTGAGATTAAAGATATTACAGAACCTTTTAAGATCCGAGCTTGTTTACAGTATTTAAAAGAAAAAGATATCATCATTTTTGCGGGTGGGACAGGAAACCCTTATTTTACAACAGATACTGCAGCAGCTTTACGTGCAATTGAAATCAGCGCAGATGTGATGTTAAAGGCAACACAGGTTGATGGGGTATATACCGACGATCCCATAAAGAATGCGTCTGCGAAGCGATACGAGAAGTTAACGTATATGGATGTTTTAAGTAATCGGCTAGGCGTAATGGATTTAACAGCAATTTCCTTAAGTATGGAAAATAAATTGCCAATTATCGTTTTTAACATGAATAAGCGGGAAAATATCAAAAAGGCAATTATAGGCGAATCGATTGGCACATATATTGGGGAATAA
- the frr gene encoding ribosome recycling factor — MGKESICKEARVKMEKAITHLQEELRGLRTGRANTGLVENIKVECYGDISPLKQLAAISTPDAQSIVIKPYDPSVISNIEKGILKSDLGLTPAVEGKMLRIVIPPLNEERRKKLSAHAKDFGETAKVVLRNIRHEAIKHAEKEEKEGILTEDDAKRTKDDIQKIIHEFEGKANDFVKKKTEEILKV; from the coding sequence ATGGGTAAAGAATCGATATGTAAAGAAGCAAGGGTTAAAATGGAAAAAGCCATTACACACCTGCAAGAGGAATTAAGAGGTTTAAGGACAGGCAGAGCCAATACGGGACTGGTAGAAAATATAAAAGTAGAATGTTATGGAGATATATCGCCATTAAAACAATTAGCGGCTATCTCAACACCCGATGCCCAATCGATAGTGATTAAACCTTACGACCCTTCTGTTATTTCAAATATCGAAAAGGGTATATTAAAATCGGATCTCGGTCTAACTCCTGCAGTTGAGGGAAAGATGCTGCGTATCGTCATTCCACCGCTTAACGAAGAACGGCGAAAGAAACTCTCTGCACATGCAAAGGATTTCGGTGAGACTGCGAAGGTGGTCTTGCGGAATATAAGACATGAGGCCATTAAGCATGCCGAGAAAGAAGAAAAAGAGGGAATTCTGACTGAGGATGATGCCAAACGCACTAAGGATGATATACAAAAGATCATCCATGAGTTCGAAGGAAAAGCAAACGATTTCGTTAAGAAAAAAACAGAAGAGATACTTAAAGTATAA
- the htpG gene encoding molecular chaperone HtpG has protein sequence MSEEIKREESFEFQAEIKKLLNILSHSLYTHKEVFLRELISNASDALTKMRFISLTNQEYEGKDLPLEITISTDEKNRTLTISDTGVGMTRDEIIQNIGTIAKSGSLEFIANLSEQAKKDSNIIGQFGVGFYSVFMVADEVRVRTKSCKKNEPAFEWHSDGTGKYFLHPIEKENRGTDIIIHLKEDGKEYTEKSRIESIIKKYSNFVSFPIIVCGEKANQITAIWKEPKKDIKDEQYNEFYKFISNTEETPLFRLHTSAEAPIQFYSILYCPATNYEVYGFKKLEHGVQLYSNKVLIQSDCKMLLPEYLRFVRGVVDSADIPLNISRETFQDNRIIHKIKGILSKQILLLLQDMAKNEKEKYETFWRQFGKILKEGVHLDFDNRDILANLLRFNSSVCTDSNGLISLKEYVDRMKPDQKEIYYITAVNRETIEKSPYLEIFRKKGVEVLYLVDPHDEFLLSGLMEFEKKSIRSVDQADLDLLKDAESKIIDISKEPQNYEETFKHLLKTMRIVLADKVIDVKESHRLSDSPCCLVNPEGGPSVHVQKLIQMVDNKYKASKKIMEINRKNQMIQNLARMNENPGYQPLVEKIVQQLFENALMQDGVIFDPLSMVPRLNDLMEELTKATLGEGKKIII, from the coding sequence ATGAGCGAAGAAATTAAACGTGAAGAGAGTTTTGAGTTTCAAGCGGAAATTAAGAAGCTATTGAACATCCTTTCCCACTCCTTATATACCCATAAAGAGGTCTTTCTCAGAGAACTTATTTCAAACGCATCAGATGCATTGACTAAGATGCGGTTTATTTCTCTCACAAATCAGGAATATGAAGGGAAAGATCTGCCTCTTGAGATTACTATAAGTACAGATGAAAAAAACAGAACCTTAACAATTAGTGATACCGGTGTTGGAATGACCAGGGATGAGATTATTCAAAACATCGGTACCATTGCAAAATCAGGTTCATTGGAGTTTATAGCAAATTTATCTGAGCAGGCGAAGAAGGATTCAAATATCATAGGGCAATTTGGGGTAGGATTCTATTCCGTATTTATGGTGGCAGATGAAGTCAGGGTGAGAACAAAATCTTGTAAGAAGAACGAACCCGCATTTGAATGGCATTCAGATGGCACTGGGAAATATTTCTTACATCCTATTGAGAAGGAAAATCGGGGCACCGATATTATCATTCATCTTAAAGAGGATGGAAAGGAATATACGGAAAAATCCAGAATAGAATCCATTATTAAAAAATATTCCAATTTTGTAAGCTTTCCTATCATAGTTTGTGGTGAAAAGGCCAACCAAATTACGGCTATCTGGAAAGAACCTAAAAAAGATATTAAAGACGAACAGTACAATGAATTCTACAAGTTTATTTCAAACACTGAAGAGACGCCTCTGTTCCGGCTTCATACCTCTGCCGAAGCACCTATTCAGTTTTACAGTATATTATATTGCCCTGCTACTAATTACGAAGTCTACGGATTTAAAAAACTAGAACATGGAGTTCAACTTTACTCAAATAAGGTTCTGATCCAATCTGATTGCAAAATGCTTTTGCCTGAATATTTGAGGTTTGTTCGGGGAGTAGTAGACTCTGCAGACATCCCTCTGAATATTTCAAGGGAAACGTTTCAGGATAATAGGATCATCCATAAAATTAAGGGTATTCTTAGTAAACAAATACTATTACTTTTACAAGACATGGCGAAAAATGAGAAGGAGAAATACGAAACCTTCTGGAGGCAATTCGGAAAAATTTTAAAGGAGGGAGTGCATCTCGATTTTGATAATCGGGATATTTTAGCAAACCTGTTAAGATTTAATTCTTCGGTATGTACAGATTCAAACGGCCTGATTTCTCTGAAAGAATATGTGGACAGAATGAAGCCGGACCAAAAAGAGATTTACTATATAACGGCGGTAAACCGGGAAACGATAGAAAAAAGTCCTTACCTTGAGATATTCCGTAAAAAAGGTGTAGAGGTGCTATATTTAGTGGATCCTCATGATGAATTTCTCCTTTCCGGCCTTATGGAATTTGAGAAGAAATCCATTCGTTCGGTAGACCAGGCTGATCTTGATTTACTCAAGGATGCCGAGAGCAAAATTATAGACATCTCGAAAGAGCCTCAAAATTATGAAGAGACATTTAAACATCTTTTGAAAACAATGAGGATAGTTTTGGCAGATAAGGTGATTGATGTAAAGGAATCACACAGATTGAGTGATAGTCCGTGTTGCCTGGTAAACCCGGAGGGAGGACCAAGCGTACATGTCCAAAAACTTATACAAATGGTAGATAACAAGTATAAGGCATCCAAGAAGATTATGGAGATCAACAGGAAAAATCAGATGATCCAGAATCTTGCCCGGATGAATGAGAATCCTGGTTATCAGCCGTTAGTTGAAAAAATAGTCCAACAGTTATTTGAAAACGCACTAATGCAGGACGGGGTTATCTTTGATCCTCTTTCTATGGTTCCTCGATTGAATGATCTTATGGAAGAATTGACAAAAGCAACGCTTGGAGAAGGAAAAAAGATTATTATCTAG
- a CDS encoding glycine--tRNA ligase subunit alpha, translated as MTFQEIILKLQNYWADYGCVIWQPYDIEKGAGTFNPATFLKALGPEPWKCAYVEPSRRPTDGRYGENPNRLQHYYQFQVVVKPAPDDSQNIYLNSLRSLGIDLVKHDVRFVEDDWESPTLGATGLGWEVWLDGMEVTQFTYFQQVGGIELEPITLELTYGLERIAMFIQGKESVFDLEWVKGYTYGDIHKQDEIQFSAYNFKVADTAMLFQLFDMYEKECRKLLKEDLVLPAYDYVLKCSHAFNMLDARGVIGVTQRTGYIGRVRNLARCCAESYVRLREILHWPLLKDNPVVTAHHGKIQIEY; from the coding sequence ATGACATTTCAAGAAATTATACTGAAACTACAAAACTATTGGGCAGATTATGGTTGTGTGATATGGCAACCTTATGATATCGAAAAAGGAGCCGGCACCTTTAATCCTGCGACATTTCTTAAAGCATTAGGCCCGGAGCCATGGAAATGTGCCTATGTTGAACCCTCGCGGCGGCCAACTGATGGTAGGTATGGTGAAAACCCAAACAGGTTGCAACACTATTATCAATTTCAAGTGGTAGTTAAACCTGCGCCTGATGACTCGCAGAATATCTACCTGAACAGTTTAAGATCTTTAGGTATCGATCTTGTCAAACATGATGTACGGTTTGTTGAAGATGACTGGGAATCGCCAACTCTTGGGGCTACCGGCCTTGGTTGGGAAGTATGGCTGGATGGAATGGAAGTTACGCAGTTTACGTATTTTCAACAAGTAGGCGGGATCGAACTTGAGCCTATCACGCTTGAACTTACATACGGGCTTGAACGCATTGCCATGTTTATTCAGGGAAAAGAATCTGTTTTTGATCTCGAATGGGTCAAGGGTTACACATACGGAGACATCCACAAACAGGATGAGATTCAGTTCTCCGCATATAATTTCAAGGTAGCAGACACGGCGATGCTCTTCCAGCTCTTTGATATGTATGAAAAAGAGTGTCGGAAGCTCTTAAAAGAAGATTTGGTACTGCCGGCGTATGACTACGTTCTCAAATGCTCACATGCCTTTAATATGCTGGATGCACGGGGAGTTATCGGAGTAACACAACGCACTGGCTATATCGGAAGGGTGCGAAACCTTGCCAGGTGCTGTGCAGAGAGCTATGTTCGGCTACGTGAGATACTGCATTGGCCACTCCTAAAAGATAACCCTGTGGTAACAGCTCATCATGGAAAAATACAGATAGAGTATTGA
- a CDS encoding hydrazine oxidoreductase HzoA — translation MYNFLKVTLVSALIGCGAMGAASSLMLKEAKAVEIITHWVPHEVYGQIGEPDNNGKVFFSGLGAKYMGYPKHENPPPYPGKYSKFWRTLPAYRYYIPDFMYNRDEVRPSNPIKGTFQLEQCIACHSVMTPGIVRDYKKSAHSRAEPNPTGCDTCHGNNHQKLTMPSSKACGTSECHETQYSEQGQGGIGSHASCSSFAQIECAWSIERPPGDTAGCTFCHTSSEERCSTCHQRHQFDPKVARRAEQCKTCHWGKDHRDWEAYDIGLHGVVYQVNKWDPKQFDWDKKLADADYVGPTCQYCHMRGGHHNVQRFSTVYTSMGMSMADRGAPIWKEKRDRWASVCDDCHSPRFAKENLQALDESVKDAGLKYRETFKVAEDLLKDGVADPMPKDLAPDWSGQHIWSLKIGAYHDGPEYGGKTGESGEFRMSNCSDIERLCFESVGYFQTYIYKGMAHGSWNDATYSDGSFGMDRWLVNVKQNASQARRLAALEKKVGISWVPESFWKTGEWLDQLTGPYIVKNHPGKTIFDLCPDPGWLDTHHAPAEEVEYINRKLDELGMKHSGGAHHGEGQDDRGARSMKEMH, via the coding sequence ATGTATAACTTTTTAAAAGTAACGTTAGTGTCAGCATTAATAGGTTGCGGGGCGATGGGAGCCGCATCCAGTCTCATGCTGAAAGAAGCAAAGGCAGTAGAAATTATTACCCACTGGGTACCTCATGAAGTATATGGACAGATCGGTGAACCGGATAACAACGGTAAGGTGTTCTTCTCTGGTTTAGGTGCAAAATATATGGGATATCCAAAACATGAGAATCCACCACCCTATCCTGGCAAATACAGCAAATTCTGGAGAACCTTGCCAGCATACCGTTACTATATCCCTGACTTTATGTACAACAGGGATGAAGTAAGACCTTCAAACCCGATAAAGGGTACCTTCCAACTCGAGCAGTGTATTGCGTGTCACTCAGTTATGACTCCCGGTATCGTAAGGGATTATAAGAAGAGTGCTCACTCCAGGGCAGAACCAAACCCAACAGGCTGTGATACCTGTCATGGTAATAACCATCAGAAGCTTACCATGCCATCATCAAAGGCTTGTGGTACCAGTGAATGCCATGAGACCCAATATAGCGAACAGGGTCAGGGCGGTATCGGTTCGCATGCATCATGTTCAAGCTTTGCTCAGATTGAATGTGCATGGTCAATTGAAAGACCACCAGGCGACACTGCCGGTTGCACTTTCTGCCATACCAGTTCAGAAGAAAGATGCAGCACATGTCATCAGAGACATCAGTTTGATCCAAAGGTTGCAAGACGTGCAGAGCAGTGCAAGACATGCCATTGGGGTAAGGATCACAGAGACTGGGAAGCATATGATATTGGTTTGCATGGGGTAGTCTATCAGGTAAACAAATGGGATCCAAAGCAGTTCGATTGGGATAAGAAGTTGGCCGATGCAGATTATGTTGGTCCGACATGTCAGTATTGCCATATGAGGGGTGGTCATCACAACGTACAGAGATTTAGCACCGTATATACCAGTATGGGTATGTCGATGGCTGATCGTGGAGCACCGATATGGAAAGAGAAGAGAGACCGTTGGGCATCGGTGTGTGACGATTGTCATTCGCCAAGGTTTGCGAAAGAAAACTTGCAAGCGTTGGATGAATCGGTTAAGGATGCTGGTCTGAAGTATCGTGAGACCTTTAAAGTTGCAGAAGACCTCCTGAAGGATGGAGTAGCTGATCCGATGCCAAAAGATCTTGCACCTGACTGGTCAGGTCAGCATATCTGGAGTTTGAAGATCGGTGCCTATCATGATGGTCCAGAATATGGTGGCAAGACGGGTGAGTCTGGAGAGTTCAGGATGTCGAACTGTTCAGATATAGAAAGGCTCTGCTTTGAGAGCGTAGGGTATTTCCAGACGTATATCTATAAGGGTATGGCACATGGTTCATGGAACGATGCGACGTACTCAGATGGTTCATTCGGTATGGATCGTTGGTTAGTGAACGTAAAGCAGAATGCTTCTCAGGCAAGGAGACTTGCAGCATTGGAGAAGAAGGTTGGCATCAGTTGGGTTCCGGAGAGTTTCTGGAAGACAGGTGAATGGCTTGATCAGTTAACGGGTCCGTACATCGTGAAGAATCATCCGGGGAAGACCATCTTCGATCTGTGTCCTGATCCAGGTTGGTTAGATACTCATCATGCACCTGCTGAAGAGGTTGAGTATATCAACAGGAAGCTCGATGAACTCGGTATGAAACATTCAGGCGGCGCTCATCACGGTGAAGGTCAAGATGACAGGGGTGCCAGGTCAATGAAAGAGATGCACTAA
- a CDS encoding 50S ribosome-binding GTPase — MQNKNDKRTKKDKLVKHKAIASIVTPLGEGGIGKIIVSGSNAFTIVNKIFEGKGIADLQNAANQKLYYGYINDKGQRLDEVILHIIKKEGSFTGEDIVEINCHGGIRVVMRIYECLQSSGAEGVPWDALLQQSFENNKMDFVQKEALQAIVQANTKLGVKVLLDQHAGALSSALRQGLEIIEGIERAFHKESWYHGAIIYTDQHKGEENSLIPNLAREGREALLDEQKILSSLENHIRCLLETASLGMALTTPQVLVILGKPNVGKSTIINAILGEERMLVHHEPGTTRDYVNELISVHGVPFEIVDTAGIRDTEDILESMGIEMALEQLQRADKVMVVFDNSRPFDQEDAEILSALSSWSTKKNSDDLHQNVNTYKIIPVVNKCDLAPMLDRKKIESAVTQPLCSLSAKNRDRLEDLKERLVGELDTTYKPMRPIVFNRRQYHLLAKADAIVEQMRNCLNTGNETCQIPRLLNKLKKIFTACLEGHGYT; from the coding sequence ATGCAAAATAAAAATGATAAAAGAACAAAAAAAGATAAGCTTGTAAAACATAAAGCCATAGCATCGATCGTAACACCGTTAGGTGAAGGTGGTATTGGTAAGATTATAGTGTCCGGCTCAAACGCTTTTACTATTGTTAATAAGATATTTGAAGGAAAAGGGATTGCTGATCTTCAAAATGCTGCAAACCAAAAGCTTTACTATGGGTATATAAATGATAAGGGACAAAGGCTTGACGAAGTTATCTTGCACATAATCAAGAAAGAGGGTAGTTTTACTGGTGAAGATATTGTAGAAATAAACTGTCACGGTGGAATCCGTGTTGTAATGAGGATTTATGAATGTCTGCAATCTTCAGGCGCAGAAGGAGTTCCGTGGGACGCCTTGTTACAGCAATCTTTTGAAAATAACAAAATGGATTTTGTTCAGAAAGAGGCACTTCAGGCAATCGTTCAGGCGAATACAAAGTTAGGTGTAAAGGTGTTGCTGGATCAGCATGCAGGGGCATTATCAAGCGCATTAAGGCAAGGACTGGAAATTATTGAAGGAATCGAGCGGGCTTTCCATAAAGAATCATGGTATCATGGGGCAATTATCTATACAGATCAGCACAAGGGAGAAGAAAATTCCTTAATTCCCAATTTGGCAAGAGAAGGCAGAGAAGCATTACTGGATGAGCAAAAGATACTTTCTTCCCTGGAGAATCATATCAGATGCTTATTGGAAACGGCTTCACTTGGTATGGCGCTGACTACACCACAAGTATTAGTGATCCTGGGTAAGCCTAATGTTGGCAAATCTACTATCATCAACGCTATCCTTGGTGAGGAGCGAATGCTGGTGCATCATGAGCCGGGGACTACGCGAGATTACGTAAACGAATTGATTTCTGTTCATGGAGTTCCATTTGAAATTGTGGATACCGCGGGTATCAGAGATACTGAAGACATCCTCGAATCTATGGGCATAGAGATGGCGCTTGAACAACTCCAACGCGCAGATAAGGTGATGGTAGTATTTGATAATTCCAGGCCTTTTGACCAGGAAGATGCGGAGATCTTGAGTGCATTAAGTTCCTGGTCGACGAAAAAGAATTCTGATGATTTACACCAAAACGTGAATACGTACAAGATTATACCCGTAGTCAATAAATGCGATTTGGCTCCAATGTTAGACAGAAAAAAGATTGAGTCTGCAGTGACTCAGCCTTTATGTTCTCTATCTGCCAAGAATAGGGATAGACTTGAAGATTTAAAAGAAAGGCTTGTAGGCGAATTAGACACTACTTATAAGCCTATGAGGCCGATAGTATTTAATAGAAGACAGTACCATTTGCTGGCAAAAGCTGATGCTATAGTGGAACAAATGAGAAATTGTTTGAATACAGGAAATGAGACCTGCCAGATACCTAGACTGCTTAATAAGCTAAAAAAGATTTTTACAGCATGTTTGGAAGGACACGGGTACACTTAG